The DNA region CGCGCTCGTCGATGCCGTGATGTGTCTCGAAGCGCTTGTCCTCGGCGGCGATGAAGGCCTTCTGCACGAGGTTCGGGACCGCCGTGATCGGCACCACGATGCGGCGGCCGTTCGGCTCCGACGCCTCCGCGAAGGGTTTGCCGGCGCCGTCGAGGATCCGGGTCATCCCCGGCAGGGCCTTGTCGCGCAGGGCCTCGGCGCTGGGCAGGTCCTTGGTGGCGTTGTCGTAGAACTCGATCACCGCCTTCGCGTCGAACGGCGAGTTCGCCGGGTTCTCGCCCTTGCAGAACTGCTTGTAGCTCGTGTTCAGCTCGCTCAGATCGAGCCCGTGCAGGATCTTCGGCGCGGCCGCCCCGGCGACCGTCGACGGATCCTCCATCGCGGTGGTGATCAACTCATCGAGATTGATGTCCTCGATGTCGAAGGCCTTGCGCATGTGGGCGCAGCCGTCGCGCAGCAGGCGCACCACCTCCGGGCCGTCCGTCGCGGGATCGAACTGCGTCCGGACCGCGTCCGGCCGTGTCGTGACCTGGCTGAGCGTCAGGGCAGTCGCGAACAGCTTGATCAGGATGGCGTTCATACGGGCTGGGTTCGGGGGACGCGACGGGGCGAGCGCGGACCTTTCGGGAGCGCGCCTGAACAGGGCGTGCACAACGCGGCTGATTTAAGGACACGCCGTACGGCAACGCTTTGGCCGGCTCCCACGTTCGTGTGGCGCGACGATGCCGGGGGGCCCATGATCAACGACCTGTGGTACAAGAACGGGATCATCTACTGCCTGTCCGTTGGCACCTTCATGGACGCCAACGGCGACGGCATCGGGGATTTCGCCGGCCTCGAGCGGCGCCTGGACTACATCCAGGGGCTCGGCGCCACCGCGGTCTGGCTGATGCCGTTCCAGCCCTCGCCCAAGAAGGACGGCGGCTACGACATCGCCGACTATTACGGCGTCGATCCGGATTACGGCTCGCTCGGGGACTTCGTCGCCTTCGCCCACGCCGCCAAGCAGCGCGGCCTGCGCGTCCTCATCGACCTCGTGGTCAACCACACCTCGGACCAGCACCCCTGGTTCCAGTCGGCCCGGTCCGACCCAAACTCGCCCTACCGCGACTGGTACGTCTGGTCGAAGGAGCGGCCGGCGACCGCCGACGAGGGCATGGTCTTCCCGGGCGTGCAGGAGACAACCTGGACCTACGACGCGAAGGCCAAGGCCTGGTACTTCCACCGCTTCTTCAATTTCCAGCCGGATCTCAACACCGCCAATCCGGAGGTGCTCGCCGAGATCCTGAAGATCATGGGCTTCTGGATCCAGCTCGGCGTCTCCGGCTTCCGGATGGACGCGGTGCCGTTCGTCATCGCCGAGAAGGGCGCCCATGTCGGCGGCAAGCCCCGCGAGCAGTTCGAGATGCTGCGCGACCTGCGCGAGTTCCTCCAGTGGCGCCAGGGCGACGCCATCATCCTGGCCGAGGCCAACATCCTGCCGAAGCAGGACCTCGACTATTTCGGCGACGACGCCGACCGCATGCACATGATGTTCAACTTCCAGGTCAATCAGGCGACGTTCTACGCCCTGGCGGCCCACGATGCCCGGCCCCTGATCAAGGCGATCGAGCAGACGAAGCCCCGCCCGCTCTCCTGCCAGTGGGGCATCTTCCTGCGGAACCACGACGAGCTCGACCTGGGGCGCCTCACCGG from Methylobacterium sp. NMS14P includes:
- a CDS encoding alpha-amylase family protein, with the protein product MINDLWYKNGIIYCLSVGTFMDANGDGIGDFAGLERRLDYIQGLGATAVWLMPFQPSPKKDGGYDIADYYGVDPDYGSLGDFVAFAHAAKQRGLRVLIDLVVNHTSDQHPWFQSARSDPNSPYRDWYVWSKERPATADEGMVFPGVQETTWTYDAKAKAWYFHRFFNFQPDLNTANPEVLAEILKIMGFWIQLGVSGFRMDAVPFVIAEKGAHVGGKPREQFEMLRDLREFLQWRQGDAIILAEANILPKQDLDYFGDDADRMHMMFNFQVNQATFYALAAHDARPLIKAIEQTKPRPLSCQWGIFLRNHDELDLGRLTGKQRQSVFDAFGPEKGMQLYDRGIRRRFAPMLAGDPRRIRLAYSLMFTLPGTPVLRYGDEIGMGDELSLPERDCARTPMQWTSEHKGGFSTAERTVLPLIDHGPYGYAHVNVADQRHEEGSLLNWMQSIIRQRKEAPEIGWGDVVAIETGRESVLALRYAWRGNAILCVHNLAPEPVEVAMASGSDDPEHDILVDVLTGSRSEVGDDGRHCLFLEGYGYHWFRVGGLDALLKRRPA